In Primulina huaijiensis isolate GDHJ02 chromosome 4, ASM1229523v2, whole genome shotgun sequence, the DNA window TTGATGAGCCATGACATGATTAAGTGATTCTCCGTCTTCCACTTCTTATAGCCGGCGTCAGTTTTTGCTGGGGCTTCAATTTCTCCTGTGAGGTACTCTTCTTTGCCGCGTCCACAGATGAACATTCTTACGGATTGGGACCATTGCAAGTAGTTCGGACCTGTAAGGCGGTGAGGAGTGATAAGGAGAGAGTTATTGGAAGGGTTGGGATTCGGCTCAAGGATATCGGATTTTTCCTCCGAAGAGGTTCCTGTGGCGAGACCATGTTTTACCATTATAGCTCTTATACCATGAAGAatttgataaactgaattcttaaattttattaatgtcaaaCAGAGTATAAATACAAGGAACAGAGATAAGGAAATATCCTAAAATTAGgaaacaaaatcaaataaaatcaggaacaaaataaaactaaatcaAATCTAAGATTCTAATCTAATAAAAGGAAACTAAATATTACGTATATCTCTCCTAACTTTTAATAATTCGACAAAACCAGTGTCATTTGTGCAAAGAAATTGGCAGCGTAACACATAAGAAGCGCGGAACAAGTGCATCACAACGCTGGGTAGGGTTCTACGTTTTTCAGGACGACCGAGAACAGCAAATTGAAGGGCTCTGCGGCTGCTTTGCAATTTTGCAAAcccttgttttttttaattatcgaGCTGTGGCTCTAATACCATGTCAAGTAGAGGAGAAAACAtgggtaaaaaaatattattatttctcATTATTCATCGGTTAAAGATCTGTACAATAAATAAGCCAAATAAGAGTCATTCATGGAACAATTCTAGGCTAAATAGTAGCGACAGATTCTAATTTTATGGTAAATTCTCTTACTACTTTTCCCTACGAGCCATCCAGAAATAATCCAATAGCATTCCACTCTGCATCTGGTATCTGTTCAGAGTTTCAGTaatttattttagtaatttGCAGCTTTTGGAAACTTTCTTGTGTTGCTCTTGGCTTCTTTTTGACTCCCAACTtggtttttaaatatttttggcataaCATTTTACCATGTCTTTACTGCATTTTGCCTTCACCAAGTTTCTTGTTGATTACCAATAAGCTGTTCACACTCGTTAGAATTGTAACCATGCTTAACATGAAGATTACTTGTAGTTCATGACTCCATGTGCAATTGAAAAATTGAAAGAGGAAAAAAGTGGTGGAGCTCAGGTTATAAATAGTGAAGTCAACTGAACAAGTGCAATACAGATTTAAAAAGTTGTACTCTTTTTTTTCCTTGATCTTTTTTACaagtaaaattaattaatctcaGTTGTAAATCTCTGATACAGTTTTCCATGTCTGGGAGCAACCCATATCATAAAGCTTGTTACAAGGAGTCTTATCTACCTAAATGTGATGTGTGCAAACACTTTGTAAGTACTTTATCCTATTGGCTATTCGCTGTTTGAATCTCTCAAAGGCTTTTTGTTTCTCTAATCTGTTGTAGTAATAATATTACATCACATGTTTTGCTATTTCTACTTTTTTCAAATTGTTTGCGTCCATGTGTTTTTCAGCTTCTTAAATGTCTAGCCTTAGATGTTAACTGTGTAAGGGATACAAAGTGAGTGGTGGAAGGCTGAGAAATTCAAAGTGGAGGATGGCACGGGAGGTGGTTATTTAAAGATGTTGTGTGATTCTCGAAAGGTGATAGGTCTGAAGGTTGAAAATGAGATAGTGTTTATGGTGGTTAGGTTTAAAGAGAGGTGCTAATGGATGGACAAAGTTTGACTGTTGCCATCGAATTTTGTCAACCACAGGGTGGTGGTAGTGGATAGGACGTAGTTTAGGGTATATGAGCCTGGACATACTTAGGTTTTGAGAGCTTCTCAGCGTTCGCAAAGATTACAGCTCTTTTTCTGAATTTGGTTTTCTTACTAACATTTTCCATGACACGGGGCAAAAAAGTTCGTGGCACTGGATAGTTATCCTGCCCCATAATCCTATTTGCAGTTTTTTTGCTgccattaaaataaatatttaatgttttggcATGTGTCCATATTAAGTAGATGTTCCCATACCTCATCAAATTCTTTATTGAGCTTGGATAGGAATCACATATGCTGTCTTCTACCACCAATTTTGAAATGATCAAGTTCCTGCAACAGCTTTGTGAGAGCTAAAGGATAAAAATGAAGAGATTCTATACTCTAGATACATCAATGATCATCCTATTCGCATTAAACCGTTGACTAAAGAAATAAGTTTGTTACATTTACGCATCAAGCTGGGTTATCTCTTTGGGTGTTCTATGTAAATAAGATCTATTCAATGTAGTCGCTCCAATAATGTAGGCATATATGAATATACTTGAATATGTCAATGTTCCACTTGAAGTTAAGggcaaagaaaaatattttttttggtggTTCACTTTTGAGTTGGTTCATGTGGACGGTGAGGAATAAGTGAATCTTTGAAGATCAAGAAGACTCGATTGAGGAGTGTTGGGACAAGATTAAAATAAGAGTTTCATGTTGGAATTCGAGGATGTAAAGTTCAAATTGTTATCGGTCTCAGATTTGTATTGGAATCGGGTCTAGTATTATGTCTATCTATTTTGATTATAGATCTCACTTCGTTTTATATGGACCTCTGGTTCgctttttataattaattttagtaatcaatataatattgttttttatataaaaaaatatatatttctttgaaTTCCAAAAGTTCGGACCATTTCcttattttccatttttattttccttctcCCTCCTTTGTATATAtgtgcatgtatatatatataacacacAACATGAACTACATTACTATTTTTTACTTCTTTGGcgagtttatttatttttttgttttccagATCCCGACAAACGCCATTGGCCTTATTGAATATAGGGCGCATCCTTTTTGGTCCCAGAAATACTGTCCTTGTCATGAGCATGATGGAACTCGGAGATGCTGCAGTTGTGAGCGGATGGAGGTAAATTGGAGCCAGATTAAAATATTCTCATTGTTGCTAAGAAAATCTTAATGGTCGTTTGTTAGGGTGCTAACTGCTGATTGATTCGATAAATTACTTGATACTCACAGTCTAGGGATGCAAAATGTGTATCCCTTAATGATGGTCGAAGTCTATGCATGGAGTGTTTAGACTCAGCAATTATGGATACCGATGAGTGCCAGCCTCTTTTTATTGATGTACAAGATTTTTATGAAGGTTTGAATATGAAAGTGACACAGCCAATTCCTTTACTATTGGTTGACAGGCAGGCACTGAATGAGGCACTGGATGGAGAGAGACATGTAAGATTTCGTGTCCAACATTCCAAGATATTTGCTTGTTTGTTTTGACTTTCCTTTCTTGTGAAGAAAAAGTAAGATGAATGGGAAAATCTACTTTTCATTTCCCTTACCCTTTCTTTCTAGGGGCATCATCACATGCCGGAGACACGAGGTCTCTGTCTCTCGGAGGAACAAACCATCGGCACTGTAAGGTCACTGCACTATTATTCTTTGTCATTTGGTCTCTCCTCGGAAAGATCATTCATTTGAAACTTGATCTAATATTGATTAAAGTGTCATGGTTTGCCAATGATCACCAGGTATTGCGCCGACCAAGAATAGGTACTGGAAATCGACCAATAGGAATGAGAACCGAGCCTTATAAATTAACCCGCCATTGCGAAGTGACAGCAATACTTATTTTACATGGTTTTCCAAGGTATTTTCTACATCACATTCTTATTTTAGGCATATTGGATttctattaaaataaatttagtcACTCAATTGTTAAAAGCTGCAGGTTGCTAACAGGATCAATATTAGCTCATGAAATGATGCATGCGTGGCTGCGACTAAATGGTATTTTCTCACAAATGGCTacaatttattttatctgtCTCCTAATATACCCATGAATAGGAAGACGAATGAATCAAGTCAAGCTGAATATTCCTTATAATTTGCATATTCAAGCTTGAATCATCttgttgaattttaaattttgagttaTACTATGCTAGGCTTGAATTGTCGTTTTATATTATGAACTCGgctcaaatttgataatttcgACTACAATCGAATGATTTTGTGCTTTCTGGACGTGCTTGCGAACAAATTGATTCATTTGCACCCCACACTTGTAAGTGTGAAAATTCTCAATTTATTTCATACAACAATCAATTAACTTTAATTTCAGAAATCAGTTTTTTCTTGAAGTATGAATAATTCGATTGCTTTGTAAGAACAGTTCTTAACATGCAATATCTTACTGAAATGACGTTGAATTTAGTGATGTTAATATTGATTAATTATGTAGTAACTTATACAGTATGATCTCTCCCTGTATTGATTAGAAATCTTGTTTTTCCATagcaactttttcaataaaaatatgaacGTCACATATTCTCACTTTTAGTTTCGATATTGAAGTATCTATTTAGGTGACATAACCCTTTCGTTCTATTTCATCATAAATCAATGAGTCGTAAATGAAATGAACAGCCTTTCCTCCTATGCGTCTTCCTCTCTTCGATTCAGTTCCTGATATATCACCATTTTTTATGCAAGGTTTTCGAAATCTCAGACAAGATGTTGAAGAAGGTATTTGTCAAGTTCTCGCGAGTATGTGGTTAGAATCCAAAATTTTATCTATGTCTGACCCCAGTGGGGCATCTACTTCATCCTCAATGCCAGCCTCTACACCATCAAGGCAAGGGGCACATTCACCATTTGAGATAAAACTTGGTGTGTTTTTCAAACACCAAATTGCATCAGATATATCTATGGTATATGGAAATGGTTTTAGAACTGGTCATGAGGCAGTTCTGAAGTTCGGGTTGCAGATGACCTTGGATCACATACGGGACACGGGAAATTTTCCTTATTAAGTTATGGTTAGGGTTATACATTCAATTTTTTGGTAATGTGGCACTGCTCATGTTTGGATTGCAGACTCCTCAAGATAAAATATGCGAGATGGGAACTGTCCTTGCTGGATTGAGTGTCAAACTTGGATTATATTTTCTATGAAGGGTGTGGGGTGATAAATTATTTCTTGGCATATATGATAGTTTTTCAGAAAATGTTTAGGGAGTCATCCTTATGCCTACTACAATTCAGGTTCTTACAATGTACTAGAAAATTAAGCTCATTCTTGTACATTTTCTTATTCTTGTCAATTTATGGATAATGATTCAATGTTGTGTATATCCTGTCACATTTTTTGTTGCCTATCATGTTACAAAAACAGTATTTGGCGTGGGATTCAGGTTAGTGGGTCCCTGAACCTGAATCTGACCTATTCGGGCTGGTTTGGGTCAGCGAACTGGTCATGCTGCAAAGATCAAGTTAAGCTTGTCGTGTTGGTATATCAGCTTTAAAACCTGCCCATTTATAGAAAAATTAGGATTTTTGATgatgatgtttatttttatgtattttaatggTTGGTTTAAGCAATTCTTTCCCCTTTAAAGAAAACAGAAGGTTCAGGTTAGATGCGTGTTTCAGGGTTTTGGCGAGCATAGTGAGTCACGTTTGAGTCCTGGTTTCACAAAATCTGCTCAAAGCGCTGAACGCGTTCGATTTTTTTCTGCACATATGATGTGACACAATTTACAATTCTTGCAATATTTAAGTTTCCAGTGCGTTTATATTCTGCCAGACTGATGATAGATATATTTTGGAAGTTGCAATAATTATTTGGTATCATAACAGGAATCTGACACTTGACTAGGGAAACAGAGTGATAAAGACTTTTATCGTTTTGTCAGCAATAAAACGAGATTagataataatagtaataataataataaaacgaGATTAAATAAGTGTGTGGCAATGCATGCTTATATCTTTCATGAAACTGTTAAGTGCTTTAATTTGTTTGcaaattttttaacatatttgtGGAATGCATCATATTAagtgaaaaattgaaaataactaGGCATTTGAAAGGCAAGATacctttttttattcaaaagttGGTGCATGGACCATCACTGGTAATAGCAGTTTACTGGTCTGTGAGTTGCTTATGTTTTGGTTTTTTGTTGTCTCTGTATTATATGAGAACTGAGAAGTCAAACCAAGTGTGTATCCCTCAAAGTGGAGCCAGAAAAACTTGTTGGCCATGGTTTAGAGTTGCATTGCTCGAAAGTTGTCTATCCTGGTTTTATTTTTGGATGCTAGCAGATCCCTATCCAAGTGTGTATCCCTCAAAGTGGAGCCAGAATTTGATTTCTAGGATTCGGGATGCTCTGAAAGTGGCAATAAAACTCTGAAGTTTAAGAGATTGGCAGCCTGAGGGGCATAAATCGGGATTTCGAATTGCAGCAGATGACTCTTTATGCTTTAATAACA includes these proteins:
- the LOC140975272 gene encoding protein DA1-like isoform X1 codes for the protein MGWLSKIFKGSNHKVSEGRYDLRYGTDTLENDPSTSFDSWSEIEDIDHAIALSLSEEEKAKSLIDSEPQLEEDEQLARAFQESLNVEPPQQRQSRNDSDVTNGYGHGNENIYQPISVPYSTSFRNCAGCNTEIGHGRFLSRLSAMWHPECFRCHGCNQPIYDFEFSMSGSNPYHKACYKESYLPKCDVCKHFIPTNAIGLIEYRAHPFWSQKYCPCHEHDGTRRCCSCERMESRDAKCVSLNDGRSLCMECLDSAIMDTDECQPLFIDVQDFYEGLNMKVTQPIPLLLVDRQALNEALDGERHGHHHMPETRGLCLSEEQTIGTVLRRPRIGTGNRPIGMRTEPYKLTRHCEVTAILILHGFPRLLTGSILAHEMMHAWLRLNGFRNLRQDVEEGICQVLASMWLESKILSMSDPSGASTSSSMPASTPSRQGAHSPFEIKLGVFFKHQIASDISMVYGNGFRTGHEAVLKFGLQMTLDHIRDTGNFPY
- the LOC140975272 gene encoding protein DA1-like isoform X2, producing the protein MINGRLELHSEPQLEEDEQLARAFQESLNVEPPQQRQSRNDSDVTNGYGHGNENIYQPISVPYSTSFRNCAGCNTEIGHGRFLSRLSAMWHPECFRCHGCNQPIYDFEFSMSGSNPYHKACYKESYLPKCDVCKHFIPTNAIGLIEYRAHPFWSQKYCPCHEHDGTRRCCSCERMESRDAKCVSLNDGRSLCMECLDSAIMDTDECQPLFIDVQDFYEGLNMKVTQPIPLLLVDRQALNEALDGERHGHHHMPETRGLCLSEEQTIGTVLRRPRIGTGNRPIGMRTEPYKLTRHCEVTAILILHGFPRLLTGSILAHEMMHAWLRLNGFRNLRQDVEEGICQVLASMWLESKILSMSDPSGASTSSSMPASTPSRQGAHSPFEIKLGVFFKHQIASDISMVYGNGFRTGHEAVLKFGLQMTLDHIRDTGNFPY
- the LOC140975272 gene encoding protein DA1-related 1-like isoform X3, whose translation is MKLLRNQWKAAVWEEIQALEKAGTLEISKLPAGKQPVGCKWTFTVKQNVDGSVNRNCAGCNTEIGHGRFLSRLSAMWHPECFRCHGCNQPIYDFEFSMSGSNPYHKACYKESYLPKCDVCKHFIPTNAIGLIEYRAHPFWSQKYCPCHEHDGTRRCCSCERMESRDAKCVSLNDGRSLCMECLDSAIMDTDECQPLFIDVQDFYEGLNMKVTQPIPLLLVDRQALNEALDGERHGHHHMPETRGLCLSEEQTIGTVLRRPRIGTGNRPIGMRTEPYKLTRHCEVTAILILHGFPRLLTGSILAHEMMHAWLRLNGFRNLRQDVEEGICQVLASMWLESKILSMSDPSGASTSSSMPASTPSRQGAHSPFEIKLGVFFKHQIASDISMVYGNGFRTGHEAVLKFGLQMTLDHIRDTGNFPY